The following DNA comes from Thermoanaerobaculales bacterium.
GCGCCGGCGGCGGACTGCTCGCCGGCCTGGGCCGGGGGGCTCGCCGGGGTCGCCGGCAACAGGAACGGCTGGTAGCGGTCGCGGTAGATCTCGACCAGGGTCAGGAACACCGTCATCATCATCGGCCCGACGATCAGCCCGACCGGGCCGAAGGCGTCGAAGCCGCCGAGCAGGGCGAAGAACACGAGCAGCGTGGGCAGCTCGCTGCGGCGGCCGACCAGGACCGGTTTCAGGATCGACTCGGAAACCGTCGCCAGGACCATCAGCGGGATCAGCAGCGCGAACGCCCGCCCCGGCTCGCCGGCGAGCATCAGGATCACCCACGCCGGGACGTACACCGCGGAGATCCCGATCACCGGGATCCAGCCGAGGATCGCCATCACCACGCCCCACAGCACCGGGCCCTGGAGGCCAAGAAGGTAGAACACGAGGCCGCCGCCGATGCCCTGGATGACGCCCGCGATGCCATTGCCGATGACCAGCGAGCCCGCCATGTCCACGAACCGGGCTCGCACCAAGTCCTGCTCGTCGGCCGCCAGCGGGATGACCGCGCGGAACCAGTGGCGCAGGGCCCGCCCGTCGACGAACAGGAAGTAGAGGGTCAGCACCCAGACCAGGAACCCGATCACGAACCGCACCAGGCCGGTCGCGATGGACACCCCCTGCCGATAGAAGAAGCGGCCGACGCCGGCGGCTGCTGACGACACCCGCTGCACGATCTCCTCCGGAGTGAGCGACACTCCGAGCGGGGAGAGCAGCTGGTTGAGCCGGTCGAGATCACCCTGGCGGGCGGCGATCGCGTCGAGCAGCGTCCGCTCGTTCAGCTGCTCGGTGCTGAGCTGGTAGAACCCGATCGTCTCCCGCGAGACCTCGACCGCGAGCCAGGCCGACGGCACCATCAGCCCCAGCACCAGCGCCAGGCAGATCAGCCCGGCCGCGATCCGGCGCCGGCCGTTGAGCAGGGCGGCCAGCTTGCGGAACGGGTGGTAGAGCAGGCTGGCCGCGACCAGCGCCATGAAGATGACCGACACGAAGACCGCGAGGATGCGCAGCACGACCAGCGCGGCCAGCACGAGCGCGACGATCAGCGCGATCCAGGCAAGCCTGGGCGGCTGCCGCCACGGGGCCCGGACATACTCGACCATACCGCCCCATCCTCGCTGCCGCGCCGGGAGCCGTCAAGAGGTCCGTGCTACCATCTCGCCGCGCCTCGTGATGATCGGACTCGACGGCTCGACGCGACCACAGGAGCGGCAGCCCGGGCGGGCTGCCAGCCGGGGATTGTGACGCCGGTGCGGCCGCTGCGGACCGGGCCCGGGCGGGAACGCTGCGCGCGCCGCGCTCCCTGGGGCCTGCTGCTGGTCGTGGCGGCCGCCGCGCTGGCGGCCGTGGCGGTGGCCCAGGAGGACGCGCCGAGCGGCATCGACATCGAGTTCGACCCGCACGGCGAGCTGCGCTGGGACCGCGGCCGGCACCCGCTGCTGGTAGTCGCGCCGCAGCGAGGCGACGGCTGGCTCGCCCTCGCCCAGCGCTACTGCGGGTCGGCGGAGCACTGGCAGCGGATCCGCGCCGCCAACCCGGCCCTCCGACAGCCGATGCAGGACCGCACCGTCGGGATCCCGGTCGAGACCCTGCGCGGCGAGCTCCGGCTGGAGGCGGTGCAGCGGCTGTTCCCGGTCGACCGGCGGGTGGCCGGCGGCTGGGAGCACTGGGTGCTCGACCCGTTCGACGGCGAGGAGGAGAGCTGGGACTGGCTCGCCGAGCTGTTCACCGGCTCGGCCGCCGCCGCCGCCGCGCTGCGCGAGGCCAACCCCGAGCTTCCGGCCGACGATCTGGTGCGCGGGCCGCCGCTGCTGGTGCCGGAGCGTCGCCTGCTGGCGGCCTTCCGCGACCAGCCGCTGCCTGCCGAGCCGACCCCGACGCCGGTGGCTCCGGTGGCTGCGCGGCCGACCCCTCCGGCGGCGGTCGCGGACGCCGCGGCGGCGCCCCTGGCGTACGGCGCCGACGATCGCGGGCCTTATGCCGAGTACCGGCTGCAGCGTGGCGAGGCGCTGTACTCGGCGGTGGTGGTCCGCTTCACCGGCCAGCTCGCCGCCAAGGAGGTCACTGCGACCGCCCTCGAGATCGCCAAGCGGTCCGGAATCGTCGACGTGACCACGATCCCGGTCGGCTATCCGGTGAGGATCCCCCTCGACCTCCTGCTGCCGAGGTACCTGCCGGCCGACCACCCGCGGCGCGTGGCGTACGAGGAGGGACAGCGCGAGCTGGCGGGCTTCCTGGAGGTCGTGCGGGCGATCGATCTGTCCGGCGTCCACGTCATCCTGGACGCCGGGCACGGCGGCGCCGATCCCGGCTCGGCGATCGACGGCCTGTGGGAGGCGAGCTACGTCTATGACATCGTCTGCCGGATCAAGGCGAACTTCGAGCGCCACACCCGCGCGACCGTCTGGGTGACGCGGATGGACTCGAGCCAGGGGCTCGCGGTCCCGCAGCGCGACCGGCTGGAGCAGGACCGCGACCAGTACCTGCTGACGACGCCCCGCTACGGGCTCCAGGACGCGACGCTCGGGGTCAACCTGCGCTGGTACCTGAGCAACGACATCATCCTCAACCGGCTCGGACCGACCGTGCCCCGGTCGAAGACGGTCTTCCTGTCGGTGCACGCCGACTCGCTCCACCCCAGCGTGCGCGGCGCCATGGTCTACGTGCCCTCGCGGGAGCTGCGCCCGAGCAGCTACACCGTCGGGCGATCCGACATCCGGCAGTTCGCCGAGTACCGCAACCACCCCACGATCCGCCTGGGGGCCGACTTCAAGGCGCGGGTCGAGGCGTCGTCGCGCCACCTCGCCGCGAACCTGATCGCGGGCCTCGACCGCAACGACATCACCCTGCACCCCGCGGATCCGGTCCGCGATCGAGTGCTGCGCGGCCGCAGGACGTGGGTGCCGGCGGTGCTTCGCTACTCGGCCGCCCAGCATGCCGTGCTGCTCGAGTGCTGCAACATGGCCAACGCGGAGGATCGACGCAACCTCGTCGACCGGAGCTGGCGCGAGCGGCTCGCGCTCGCGGTGGTCGAGGGGACCGCGGCGGCGTTCGGCGCGAAACCCTGAGCGCGCCGGCCGCCGGTGGCCGTTCAAGGCCGGCGAATGAGCTCCCAGAAGTCGAGCCCGCAGCGCGCGAACAGCTCGGGCAGCCGTTGGATCGGCAGCCCGACGACCGTGCTCGGCGAGCCCTCGACCCCCTCGACGAGCAGCCCGCCGCTGCCCTGGACGGCGTAGGCCCCGGCCTTGTCCAGCGGCTCGCCGGTCCCGACGTACCAGCGGATCGTGGCGTCGTCGAGCGCGAGGAAACGGACCGCCGCGGTGTCGACCAGCGCCTCGCAGCGGCTGCCGATCGCCAGCGCGACGCCGGTGTGGACGTGGTGGGTGCGGCCGGCCAGACGCCGCAGCATGGCGAACGCCTCGTCGGCGTCGCGAGGCTTGCCGAGCGCGACGCCGTCGACCTCGACCACGGTGTCGGCGCCGAGCACCGGCAGGTCGCAGCCGCCGCCGGCGACCGCGAGGGCCTTGTCGCGCGAGGCCCGGAGCGCGAAGTCGGCGGCGGCCTCGTCCGGGAGCTGCCGCTCGTCGAGCCCGGACGCGACCACCCGGCAGGGGATCCCGAGGATCTCGAGCAGCTGCCGGCGCCGGGGTGAGCCGCTGGCGAGGACGAGGCGGGGCTCCTGCCGCTCCGGCCCGGCGCCTGCCCGTGCCCGAGGGCCCGTCATTGCGCTTTTCGGAGCAGCCACACCGCCCCTTCCAGCTGGTCCATGATCACCCGGCATTCCTCCGCCTGCCCGTCAAGGTAGGCGATGATGTCCGTCGACAGCTCCGGATGCATTGCCATCAGCTCGCGCCCCCGTTCTTCGATGAGCCGCTGGAACTCGTCGTTGATTCTCGAGCTCGCGTCGGTAGTGCTCGCTTCCCGGAGCAGCACATCACCGAAGACGGTCAGCTCGGCGACGGTCTCATCGTGATCTCGATAGTGTGCATAGCCCCTGCGGCTCATCCGGCCGCCATGCTTGAGGTAGCCATCGTCGATCAGCATGTAGCCGCCGGGCCGAACCTGGCTCCGCAGTCGAGCCGCGGTGTCTGCGAAGGAGCCGAAGATGCCGCCAACCGAAGCCAGAATGACCAGGTCGAAGTCGTGCTCCCGGGACACGAACTCGAGAGCATCGAGATGCCTGAAGTCGCACAGGTCGGACACCCGGTGCTCGCTCGCCTTGCGCTCGGCATCGGCCAGGAATGAGGCCATGGCGTCGATGCCGACCACCTCCAGTCTGAGCTCGGATGCGAGCCGCACTGCCACTGCACCCTTGCCGCATCCGAGATCGAGGGCCCGGCTCTTGGGCGGGAGGCCGAGCGAGCCGGCCAGAGCGATGATCTCGTCGATCGCGCTGCCCAGAGCCCAGAGATCCTGGAGCAGGTAGGGCATGTACGGAAGCAGACGCTCGTCGACCTCGAGCGACTCGGCGACGGACGCTGGGTTCAGGTCGGGCGTGGTCAAGGGCAGGGTCTCCGTGAGCTGCGGGTCGAGTGTACCCCCGGCAGGGCGTGGCGGGCCAGGCTGCGGCCGCGGTTGAACCGCTATCCGGGAGCTCGGTAATTGCCGCCGCGGCCCGACGTTCCCACCCCTGCCTCCAGGTAGGGCGCGAAGTCGGCGGGCGGCGGGCTTTCGATGCGCAGCCGGCGGCCGTCCCCGGGGTGGGGCAGCTCGAGGCCGGCCGCGTGGAGCAGGGGCCGCGCGGCCGCGGGGCGCGGCGGCGCTCCGTACAGCCGGTCCCCGACCACCGGCAGGCCGACCGCGGCGAGGTGGACGCGGACCTGGTGGGTGCGACCGGTGAGCAGCCGGCACTCGACCAGCGCCGTGCCGGCGGCGTGGCGGACCAGGACGCGAATCGTGGTCCGCGCGGGCCGTCCGGCCGGGTCGACCTGGAACCGCCAGCGGTGGGCACGGTCGCGGCCGATCGGCCGATCCACCTCGAGCTGGTCGAGCTCGGGATCGCCGGCGACCACCGCCAGGTAGCGCCGGTCGACCTCGCCGGACCGCCACGACGCGGCGAGGCGCGGCAGCGCCTGCTCCTTGCGCGCGAACAGCACGGCCCCGCTGGTCGCGCGGTCCAGCCGGTGCACCAGGCGCAGGAAGGGGCGCCGGCCCTCGCGTGCGGCCAGGGCGAGCAGCAATTGCTGCTCGATCGCGAGCTCGCCCTCATCGGCGGTCTCGGCGGGCTGCGACAGCACCCATGCCGGCTTGTCCACGACCAGCAGCCAGGCGTCCTCGAACAGGATGACCGGGAGCGGGAGCGACGGCCGGGCCGGAACGCCGAGCTCGTCCGCCGGGCGCAGGACATCGATGACGTCTCCGGCCACCACGGTCCTCGACTGGACGCGGAGCACCTCGCCGTTGCGCAGCACGGCGCCGGCGGCGACCAGCGACCGGCATGCGCGGCGCGACAGCGCGGTGGCGGCGGCGAGAAACTGATCGATCCGAGCCCCGTCCTGCTCCGGCGGCGCCACCAGGCGGACCGCGGGCGGGGTGGGGGGCCGCGACATGGCCGGCGCCCGCCCGGCGTCAGGGCCCGGCCGCCGGCGGCGAGGCCGGCAGCACCAGGCGGGCGGTCGTGCCGGCCCCCGGCTCGCTCGAGATCTCGACGTACCCGCCGAGGGCGTGGGCGAGCTTGGCCGCCACCGTTAGCCCGAGGCCGGGCCGGCCCCGGTGCTGGGGGAAGAACGGCAGGAAGATCTTGTCGAGGAGCTCGGGAGCGATGCCTTCTCCGCGGTCGCGGACCGCCAGCACTGCGCCGCCGCCCTCGCCGCCCGTGACCTCGAGGTCGACGACCTGCGCCGCCTGCGAGTGCTGGGCCGCATTGCGCACCAGGCGCTCGAGGATGGCCCGGACCGCATCCGGGTCGCACATCAGCGGCAGCGTCGCAGCGCCGCGGACCTCGACGGCGGCCCGGTCGCCCGTTGGGCCGCTGCAGAAGCTCCGGGCCACCTCTACGGCGATGCCCGCGAGGTCGGCCATGCGCACGCTCAGACGCGCCGGCCGGCCGAGCAGCAGCATCTCGTCGAGGTCGTCGGCGAGGCGCTTGAGCTGGCCCTGGATCATGGTGGCTGACCTGGCCAGCGCGTCCTGGCCACCCACCTTGAGCAGCAGCGCCTCGGCCTGGACGGTGGCCGCGAAGATCGGGTTGCGCAGGGCGTGAGCGATCTGGTTGATGAGCCACTCCGGGTCGGGCGGGGATGTGGCCTGCGACGATCGGACGGTGGCAGTCACGGCGTCACATCTCGGGTTTGGCGACGGTGGTGGCGGGCAGCGCCCGGTTGCGCGCCCACGACCGGATCGCCTTGAGCTGGTCCTCCATGGTGCGGGACAGCGGGATGATCTTGCCGAACGCGGCCAGCATGTCGTTCTGTGAGACGTTGGTGCCCCTGGCATGGCCGGTGATCCTGGCCGACATCACCGCCTGCTCGATCTCCGCCCCGTTCCAGTTGCGGGTCGCCGAGGCGAGCAGGATGAGGTCGAAGGCGGCCGGGTCGAGACCGTTCCGCAGCATGTGGATGGTGAGGATCTCCTTGCGCTCCTCCTCGTTCGGGAGGTCGACGAACCACACCTGGTCGAACCGCCCCTTGCGGATCACCTCGGCCGGCAGCAGGTTGATGCGGTTGGCGGTGGCGGCGACGAACACCTCGGCGCGGTGCTCTTGCATCCAGGTCAGGAAGGTCGAGAAGATCCGGGTCAGCGAGCCGGACTCCCCCTCGTGGTAGCCGGCGACGCCCATCTCGATCTCGTCGATCCACAGCACCGCCGGCGCGACTGACTCGACCGCCTCCAGCGCGCGGCTGAAGACCCACTCCGCGGTGCCCTGGACGCCGGCGAACACCATGTTCATGTCGAGCCGGAACAGCGGCAGCTGCCACTCGCGTGCGATCACCTTGACCGCCAGGCTCTTGCCGCAGCCCGAGATTCCCATCAGCAGCACGCCCTTGGGGACCGGCATGCCCTTCCGGCGCGCCTCCGGGGTGAACAGCGTCCGCCGCTCGCGCACCCAGGTCTTGAGCTGGTCGAGGCCGCCGAGCTGCTCCAGGTTCTCGTCCGGCGGCACGAACTCCAGGATGCCCTCCTTGCGGGTGATCTGCTCCTTCTCGTCGAGGACCGCCCGGAAGAACTCCTCATCGATCGTGGCGTGCCGGTCGAGCAGGCGCCGCAGCAGGTGCTCGACCTCGGTCAGGCTCATGCCCTTCAAGGAGTTGGTCAGGCGCTCGAGATCAGCCTCGGAGGCGCTCCGCGACTTGGTCATGCTGCGGACCAGCCCGTCCAGCTCGCTCGAGTCCGGGAACAGCGACACCACCACGTAGCTGAGCGGCTTCAGCGGGTTGGGTAGGGTGGCGTCCTGCTTGAGGAGAAACAGGAACCTG
Coding sequences within:
- a CDS encoding N-acetylmuramoyl-L-alanine amidase, giving the protein MRPLRTGPGRERCARRAPWGLLLVVAAAALAAVAVAQEDAPSGIDIEFDPHGELRWDRGRHPLLVVAPQRGDGWLALAQRYCGSAEHWQRIRAANPALRQPMQDRTVGIPVETLRGELRLEAVQRLFPVDRRVAGGWEHWVLDPFDGEEESWDWLAELFTGSAAAAAALREANPELPADDLVRGPPLLVPERRLLAAFRDQPLPAEPTPTPVAPVAARPTPPAAVADAAAAPLAYGADDRGPYAEYRLQRGEALYSAVVVRFTGQLAAKEVTATALEIAKRSGIVDVTTIPVGYPVRIPLDLLLPRYLPADHPRRVAYEEGQRELAGFLEVVRAIDLSGVHVILDAGHGGADPGSAIDGLWEASYVYDIVCRIKANFERHTRATVWVTRMDSSQGLAVPQRDRLEQDRDQYLLTTPRYGLQDATLGVNLRWYLSNDIILNRLGPTVPRSKTVFLSVHADSLHPSVRGAMVYVPSRELRPSSYTVGRSDIRQFAEYRNHPTIRLGADFKARVEASSRHLAANLIAGLDRNDITLHPADPVRDRVLRGRRTWVPAVLRYSAAQHAVLLECCNMANAEDRRNLVDRSWRERLALAVVEGTAAAFGAKP
- a CDS encoding RluA family pseudouridine synthase, which translates into the protein MSRPPTPPAVRLVAPPEQDGARIDQFLAAATALSRRACRSLVAAGAVLRNGEVLRVQSRTVVAGDVIDVLRPADELGVPARPSLPLPVILFEDAWLLVVDKPAWVLSQPAETADEGELAIEQQLLLALAAREGRRPFLRLVHRLDRATSGAVLFARKEQALPRLAASWRSGEVDRRYLAVVAGDPELDQLEVDRPIGRDRAHRWRFQVDPAGRPARTTIRVLVRHAAGTALVECRLLTGRTHQVRVHLAAVGLPVVGDRLYGAPPRPAAARPLLHAAGLELPHPGDGRRLRIESPPPADFAPYLEAGVGTSGRGGNYRAPG
- a CDS encoding Maf family protein — encoded protein: MTGPRARAGAGPERQEPRLVLASGSPRRRQLLEILGIPCRVVASGLDERQLPDEAAADFALRASRDKALAVAGGGCDLPVLGADTVVEVDGVALGKPRDADEAFAMLRRLAGRTHHVHTGVALAIGSRCEALVDTAAVRFLALDDATIRWYVGTGEPLDKAGAYAVQGSGGLLVEGVEGSPSTVVGLPIQRLPELFARCGLDFWELIRRP
- a CDS encoding AAA family ATPase, whose amino-acid sequence is MQTTIDQIRTALASAYPLTVLVSLEEERLERLLGRFAAAAKPEPLPVTVWNCVDGFPSNGQPTLTEPMAALDWVAGDAPRGIYLFKDLGEYLDDRRVLRRLRDTAMKIRNTGRFLFLLKQDATLPNPLKPLSYVVVSLFPDSSELDGLVRSMTKSRSASEADLERLTNSLKGMSLTEVEHLLRRLLDRHATIDEEFFRAVLDEKEQITRKEGILEFVPPDENLEQLGGLDQLKTWVRERRTLFTPEARRKGMPVPKGVLLMGISGCGKSLAVKVIAREWQLPLFRLDMNMVFAGVQGTAEWVFSRALEAVESVAPAVLWIDEIEMGVAGYHEGESGSLTRIFSTFLTWMQEHRAEVFVAATANRINLLPAEVIRKGRFDQVWFVDLPNEEERKEILTIHMLRNGLDPAAFDLILLASATRNWNGAEIEQAVMSARITGHARGTNVSQNDMLAAFGKIIPLSRTMEDQLKAIRSWARNRALPATTVAKPEM
- a CDS encoding AI-2E family transporter; protein product: MVEYVRAPWRQPPRLAWIALIVALVLAALVVLRILAVFVSVIFMALVAASLLYHPFRKLAALLNGRRRIAAGLICLALVLGLMVPSAWLAVEVSRETIGFYQLSTEQLNERTLLDAIAARQGDLDRLNQLLSPLGVSLTPEEIVQRVSSAAAGVGRFFYRQGVSIATGLVRFVIGFLVWVLTLYFLFVDGRALRHWFRAVIPLAADEQDLVRARFVDMAGSLVIGNGIAGVIQGIGGGLVFYLLGLQGPVLWGVVMAILGWIPVIGISAVYVPAWVILMLAGEPGRAFALLIPLMVLATVSESILKPVLVGRRSELPTLLVFFALLGGFDAFGPVGLIVGPMMMTVFLTLVEIYRDRYQPFLLPATPASPPAQAGEQSAAGAAAPGAESRRPADPPAQAPATGDRLR
- a CDS encoding HAMP domain-containing sensor histidine kinase, which codes for MTATVRSSQATSPPDPEWLINQIAHALRNPIFAATVQAEALLLKVGGQDALARSATMIQGQLKRLADDLDEMLLLGRPARLSVRMADLAGIAVEVARSFCSGPTGDRAAVEVRGAATLPLMCDPDAVRAILERLVRNAAQHSQAAQVVDLEVTGGEGGGAVLAVRDRGEGIAPELLDKIFLPFFPQHRGRPGLGLTVAAKLAHALGGYVEISSEPGAGTTARLVLPASPPAAGP
- a CDS encoding class I SAM-dependent methyltransferase — its product is MTTPDLNPASVAESLEVDERLLPYMPYLLQDLWALGSAIDEIIALAGSLGLPPKSRALDLGCGKGAVAVRLASELRLEVVGIDAMASFLADAERKASEHRVSDLCDFRHLDALEFVSREHDFDLVILASVGGIFGSFADTAARLRSQVRPGGYMLIDDGYLKHGGRMSRRGYAHYRDHDETVAELTVFGDVLLREASTTDASSRINDEFQRLIEERGRELMAMHPELSTDIIAYLDGQAEECRVIMDQLEGAVWLLRKAQ